TCAATTAGATTCTTGTCAAAGTGTCGACTTTTCAATAATTGCTTGTGTGTGTAAATTTAGCTGCGGCGGAGGGCTATTACGAGATCGTCCCCAAGATTTGACCCGCCCCTCCCCCCACAAGCTCACGAGATCGCATGATGATGACAGTCCTTATATACACACTGTCATCATCAATATATTGAGAGTAGAAGTGTTTGCTTTGTCCTCGTGGAATTAATAACTTAGCTCCCCAAAAATCGGTTCTGTCGTTGACAGTGACGGAGCATAATTTCACCCTGTCCCTGTCAACGACAGACACCGTTTTATGCTGCCGTCAAACCGCTTTGAAGTTCAGACGCCGATAGATAGTAATTACCGTCTGTTCGCACGACACTTCCCCTAGCAACTGCCCAGTCCCGCCAACGGTAGTAGGTTTTCTCCGCCCCTAATGCCCGTGTATACCGAATAGGTGTGCCGTCTCCGAAGATAGACCTAATCTGAGCGTGCATCTTCAGCAGCGCAGGAGACCCAACATCCGAGTTTGTCCCGCTGTCTTCTGGTTCTTCCACCTGCGTGAACCGCCCGTCCACCCAGTCAAAAAACATCTTTTCTGGTGAGCTGTTGCGAGGCATCACCCAGCAAACGCGGGGCGATTTGAGATCCTTCTCATCGTGGTAGCTCAACGCGACGATTGTTTCTGTCTTGCGTGCCAAAGCCGCACTTCCGAATAGAACGTCTCGTCCGTGATAGCGATCCGGCCCTTTCTGTTTCGGTGCACCCACAGAACCAAGTACGGCGACGTTGTATTTCTGTGCCACGGCGATGATGCTGCTTAGAACTGCCTGGACAACCGCCGCCTTGTTCATATCGGGAATCCATAGGTCAAGACCCTCGATGAACCAAGCTTCAGCCCCTGGATGTTCTTCGATGGCCGCCTGTAAGACCTCACCGATGTCCGCCGACTTCTGAGAGAGGCTGAGAGGCACCAGTCGAGTTGCCGATTCCTCGGTCAAGCCAAGCGCCTTGATGGTTCTCCGCGTCGCCTTCTTCGATCTGTCGTGAAGAACGACCCTGTACTCCCGTGGCTTCGTCTTGTGGCCAAAAACCTCCTCGCCGCGTCGGATCTTTTCAAGCATCGGCATGACGAAGCTGGTTTTGCCTACACCTGACGAGCCTCCGATGAGTGAGACTTCACCCTTCGGAAACCAGCCCTCCGCACCGTCATTAGGTTCGACAAGAAACTCCGTCTCGCCATCTTCATCCATCGTGTCCGACTGCTCGAATACGACAACCGATTCTTTGGCAACAGCAAGCACCGCCCGTGTAATCGTGCTGCCTCGGTAGTAGTCGCGCTCCCACTTTTCGCGGTATAGTCCAGATTCCCGAAACGCTTCGTCAATTTTGAACGCATCACACCTGTGTTTCTTTGCCAGAATGACGCACAGAGCGAAGTCCGCTTTACTGTGGTCGTTATCGTAGTCGCTAGTGTCACCGGCCATGAGCTTTTGAAAGCGATCCTCTTCGCTCAATGAAATGGATACGGTCAGGCCGGTCTTCTTGAGCTTTGCTGCCTTTACACGATTGTATAGCTCGTTCAATTCGTCCGCACGGTCTAGCAAGTTCGCAGGAGTCTTTCCGACGTGACGCCCCGTAAATGTGAGATATCGCGCCGAGTCGTATAGCTCGATAGCCTTGCAACCCGGAACCGGTTCTTTCGCGCCGGTACGTCCGCGAAGATCACCCAACACCAGAATGTGTACGCCGTCGCCAGAGGGACTGAACTCTGTATAAGAGTCCAGTCCGATGACATAATCACGAGATTCTGGTGTGAATAGTTTGGCCTCACGGTCGTAACATTTATCTATGTCCACGCCGGAAACGCGGATACCGTCAACCTCACCAAGCACTATGCCGACGCCGTCGAATTTATGCCTGTGAG
This portion of the Edaphobacter sp. 4G125 genome encodes:
- a CDS encoding phage NrS-1 polymerase family protein; protein product: MSNLNSLTIEDLKKQRRWVLWRLETRDGKETKVPYQANGKRADSTNPASWQIHEEVSAHRHKFDGVGIVLGEVDGIRVSGVDIDKCYDREAKLFTPESRDYVIGLDSYTEFSPSGDGVHILVLGDLRGRTGAKEPVPGCKAIELYDSARYLTFTGRHVGKTPANLLDRADELNELYNRVKAAKLKKTGLTVSISLSEEDRFQKLMAGDTSDYDNDHSKADFALCVILAKKHRCDAFKIDEAFRESGLYREKWERDYYRGSTITRAVLAVAKESVVVFEQSDTMDEDGETEFLVEPNDGAEGWFPKGEVSLIGGSSGVGKTSFVMPMLEKIRRGEEVFGHKTKPREYRVVLHDRSKKATRRTIKALGLTEESATRLVPLSLSQKSADIGEVLQAAIEEHPGAEAWFIEGLDLWIPDMNKAAVVQAVLSSIIAVAQKYNVAVLGSVGAPKQKGPDRYHGRDVLFGSAALARKTETIVALSYHDEKDLKSPRVCWVMPRNSSPEKMFFDWVDGRFTQVEEPEDSGTNSDVGSPALLKMHAQIRSIFGDGTPIRYTRALGAEKTYYRWRDWAVARGSVVRTDGNYYLSASELQSGLTAA